From the genome of Salvia miltiorrhiza cultivar Shanhuang (shh) unplaced genomic scaffold, IMPLAD_Smil_shh original_scaffold_478, whole genome shotgun sequence:
accagggggcttagcccactggccaccgggtcctcacttaagtgaagtgacccgggttcgatccctcttgggagcgaattggagattggagatataaggtggattttggtgaatggagagataaggtggttcttggagtggatgggggaactaactactaacatctaatatgactttgcccgatcaaaaaaaaaaaaaaaaaaaaaaaaaagaggttgTATACCTTGAGCGCCTCCTTGAGAATGGGTTGTTGGGCGGGATTGGGGAAAAAAGCCCTAACCTCAAACCCACTCCTCCTAAAAGACGATTGACAATCGCCAGATGGGAATAGGAGCCGCTTCCCTCGCACACCAGCCTTCCAGCTGCACTGTAATACGAAGCAATATCAGCGCATCAATGAATTGGAGAATGATCGATTAAATAACAATTTCTTCGGATAAAATCACCGTCGCCGGCGCCTGTGCAGCTGTTACTGATGGAAGCACAAGTAAAGCCATCCCTTGGCTTCGTTGAATCAAAAATTGAAGTCTTCGGCCTTCACTCTTGTCACTCTGTTTCTTTTCCTAGAAGTAGAATGAATGGCTTGGCCCCTCCAAAGCCTCACTTGCCCTTGCTCATCATAGAAACCACCAGATGTACACGTGTTAATGCAGCTTATTATCATTactctcttatttatttatttattttccctaCTTTTGGAACATGTTAAGCTTATAGGATTTGAATCTTTAACTTCCCTGTTTGTTTATAAAAGACTCCTTAACTGTAATTCGATGACCGTTAACGAGTCATAACCTCCTAGACTAacatatcaattttaatttccctgaaaaaaaaaaaattaaatgagcTAGCAAAATTGCGATTAATTATAATTCTAATATGTCTTCGagttaaatttttatattaaaacatGGAGTACATGAGTGATTATGACAGGGGCGGAGCTAGACTTTGAGTTCAGGGGGGaccaaatttttttaaataaaataaataaataaatatcattaaCACAactataatgtcatttaaattacataacaagtcaaataaacaaaataaacaattgTTTTCAGAAATCATAACATTTCTCTCCTGTTTTTCATGTTCTGAAACCTCTGCATAATAGCTTCATTAGTAACATTTACAAACACATCCTTTTCGATGTAAGGTACTAAGCAATCGTTCAAAAGATTGTCTCCCATACGATTGCGAAGAACACTCTTGATGATCTTCATTGCTGAAAAGGCTCTTTCAACTGTAGCAGTAGCAACTGGTAAAGTCAATGATAACTTAACTAACAAATACACCAATGGAAAAATGTCATGTTTCATTGTAGAAACCATCTTCTCAGCAAGATCTCCAATCCCTGATAGTTCTAAGAACTTTTCATCCATGCGCACATCGACAATAAAGTTCTCAAGCTGACTTTCAAGTTCATACAAAGCAACTTCAGAAAATTCAGACGGATAAAACTTTGCAAGTCGAACTAGCTTTTCAATATCAAATCCAGCAAATGAGTCTCTAGGATCCAAACATGACATGCATAAAATCAATTCTGTGTTGACTTCATCAAAACGTTGATTTAACTCTAAAGCCTGCATGTCAATCACAGTATAAAAAAGCTCAACTCGATAATGGTGGAGATTTGTCATTTTCTCAACTCTACGCCTTCCTCTTCCTCGAGGTGCATATTCATCTTCCATATCAATCATTTCTATCTCATTTTTACTACAAAAACTTAGAAATGTCAGTTAACATCATCTCCCATTCTTTATCTCTCATTGCTTGCAAGCGAGTTTTTGCTACATTAACAAGTCTCATTGCATTCACAATATCTTGTTCTTTCCTTTGTAGCACTTGAGATAGATCATGTGTAATTCCCAAAATTTTCTTCATCAGATGTAACACAAAGACAAACTCAAATCGACTAATAACATCTAACAAATCCATAGCTTCAGATTTTTGTGAATCATCGGTACCATTTGCCCCAACATACTCAAGAACATCAACAACTGAAGTAAATAAGTGAATCAAGTTGATGAGAGTACCGTAATGAGAACTCCAACGAGTGTCCCCGGGTCGTTTCATCCCCATTTCTTGATCCAACCCCCTTCCGATCTTAATTTCATCACTTGCAATGCCTTCCATAATCTTCTCTCTTTGGCTCTCTCGAAGCATATCCCTGCGCTTACATGAACCTCCAACCACATTGCATAAACGCGAGATAGTATTAAAGAAAGACCCAACAATGATATGCTTTTTGGCAACAACAACAATTGTTAGTTGAAGCTGATGAGCAAAATAATGAACATAATAGGCATTAGGATTCCTCTTAAGTATCAAAGTTTTCAATCCACTGAATTCACCTCTCATGTTG
Proteins encoded in this window:
- the LOC131004970 gene encoding uncharacterized protein LOC131004970 produces the protein MIDMEDEYAPRGRGRRRVEKMTNLHHYRVELFYTVIDMQALELNQRFDEVNTELILCMSCLDPRDSFAGFDIEKLVRLAKFYPSEFSEVALYELESQLENFIVDVRMDEKFLELSGIGDLAEKMVSTMKHDIFPLVYLLVKLSLTLPVATATVERAFSAMKIIKSVLRNRMGDNLLNDCLVPYIEKDVFVNVTNEAIMQRFQNMKNRREML
- the LOC131004967 gene encoding UPF0426 protein At1g28150, chloroplastic, encoding MALLVLPSVTAAQAPATCSWKAGVRGKRLLFPSGDCQSSFRRSGFEVRAFFPNPAQQPILKEALKEPVAFVGGIFAGLLRLDLNEDPLREWVARTVEASGIATEEISKREGEEEEQVAQQIEIE